Genomic DNA from Luteimonas viscosa:
GGCCAGCCTGCCTGCCGAGACGCAGTTGCTGCTCCTGGTCGCCGCGGCCGACCCGACCGGTGACGTGGCGTTGCTCTGGCGGGCCGCCGCGCACCTGGGAATTGCTCGCGAGACCGTGGCGCCCGCGGAGTCGGCCGGCCTGGTGGAGATCGACACCCGGGTGCGGTTCCGTCATCCGCTCGTGCGCTCAGCGGTCTACGCGGCCGCGACCCCGCCCGACCAGCGCCGCGCACATAGGGTGTTGGCTGCTGTTACCGACGCCGTGATCGATCCCGATCGGCATGCCTGGCATCGGGCCCAGGCAGTACCGGGCACCGACGAGGAAGCCGCTGCGGAACTGGCGCACACGGCCACACGCGCCCGTGCCCGCGGTGGGCTGGCAGCCGCGGCCGCGTTCATGGAACAAGCGGCCATGATGACGCCTGAACCAGGCCGCCGTGCGACCCGCGCGCTCGAAGCCGCGTACGCCAAGCACGACGCAGGCGCGCCCGAGGCCGCCACGGCGCTGCTGGCGGCCGCTGAGGCAGGGCCGCTGGATGCGCTGCAACGCGCCCGCCTCCAGTTGCTGCGCGCCCAGATCGCGTTCCACCTGACGCGCGGCCGCGAGACGCCGGGAATGCTGCTCGATGCCGCCAGGACGCTCGCTCCGCTGGACGGCGCGCTCTCGCGCGAAACCTACCTGCAGGCACTGGAGGCGTCCTTCCACGCCGGTCGCCTGGCACCCGGCCACGGGTTGCTGGAGGCGGCCGAGGCTGCCCGGAATGCGCCTCCACCGCCCAGGCCGCCGCGGCCGACCGATCTCCTGCTGGATGGATTGGTCACGAGATTCACGCAAGGGTACGAAGCGAGCGTGCCCCAACTGCAACGCGTCCTCGCTTCGCTGCGCGATGACGATGACGGTACCGATGACAGTAACCGACGCTCGCTGTGGCTCGCCTGCCATGTCGGAGCGATGCTGTGGGACGACGAGACGATCTACGTGCTGGCCGACCGCGCGGTCCGACTCGCACGCGAAGCTGGCGCGCTGACCACGCTCCCCGCTGCGCTCAATGCCCTGGCCTCGGTGCTCGTGCTCACCGGCGAGCTCACCAGCGCCGCTGAGCTGCTGGCGGAGGAGGGCGCGATCACACGGGCGACAGGTGCTCCGCCGCTCCCGAACGCCAGACTCGTACTGGCTGCCTGGCGCGGCCGGCAGCCGGAAACGTCGGAGCTCTACGCGACCATGGTCGAGGACGCGACGAGGCGAGGTGAGGGCGCCACGGTCGGTCTTGCCCAGGTCTCGCTGGCATACCTGCACAACGGCCTGGGCAACTACGAAGCCGCGTTGGCCGCCGCGACGCCGCCGTGTGAGCATGACGAACTGGCGCACAGCAGCGTTGCGCTGCCCGAGCTGGTCGAAGCGGCCGTTCGTGCAGGCCAGCCGGAGCGCGCCGCTGCCGCTGCGGACCAGCTGGCCTCGCGAGCCAGCGCCAGCGGCACCCAGTGGGCTCTTGGTATGGCGGCACGCTCACGGGCGTTGACCACCACCGGGCCGGGCGCAGAAGACCACTATCGCGAGGCGATCAAGCGTCTCGGAAGCTGCCGGATGGCCACCCATCTTGCCCGCGCCCACCTCGTCTACGGCGAGTGGCTGCGTCGCCGGGAGGGTCGTCGCCAGGATGCCCGTGAGCAGCTCCGGACCGCCCACGAGCTGCTCACTGATATGGGTGCGGCAGCGTTCGCCGAACGTGCCGCAGGCGAGCTGCGGGCCGCTGGCGAGAACCCGCGCAAACGTAACGCCCAGCCGACCGACACGCTCACCGCCCAGGAGCTGCATATCGCACGGTTGGTCGCCACGGGGGCGACGAACCGGGAAGTGGGCACCCAGCTGTTCCTGAGCCCCCGCACGATCGAAGCCCACCTGCGCAGCATCTTCCACAAGCTCGGTATCACCTCGCGCCGGCAGATCAGGGACCTCCAGCTTCCCTGACACCACGGACGCGAGCGGCAACCGGGCCTGGCGATTTCCTGTTCTCAAACTCATGGATGTGCAGGTTTGCGGTGGCCTTGCCCTCGCCGGGGGAGCACCGGGCTCCGGATCGTCCAGCACGGCCCGTTCATCTGGCTGGCCTGGCGCCGCTTCAGGTGCAGGCAAGCGCGCCCACGGCCTCGGCTATCGGCGTGTCGCCCTCGGTAAGCTCGAGGATCTTCCGACTCACCGCGGGCGCATGGACGAGCTCTGCCAGGGTCGCCGCAACATCGTCGCGGCGCACCTCTGTGTGGATCTGTGCAACAGCCAGGCTGACCGTGCCGACGCCCGGGTCGTTCTTCAGGGCAGAGGGGCGAAGGATCACCCAGTCCAGGTTGCTTTCGGACAATGCGATGTCGGCCTGCTTCTTGACTGCCATGTAATGCTCGAAGCCGGCGTCCATGTGCCTCTCCCGCCAGGCCTCCGGGAATACCGAGACCAACAGGAAGCGCTTGACGCCGGCCAACCCGGCCGCGTCTATCGACTTGACCACGCCGTCACGGTCGATTGCCGTGGTCATCTCGTCACTCTCACCGCCGGCGCCGGCGCTGAAGACGATAGCGTCGCTGCCGCGCATGGCCTCCGCCAGTTGCCTGGCCTGGATGTGCAGCAGGTCCCCATGGGTTGCCGCAACTCCAATGCCTGCAAGCCTGCGGGCCTGGTCCGACCGCCGGTACAGGCCGTCGACCTCGTCGCCGCGGTCCTTGAGCATCCGTGCCAGGCGAAACCCGGTTTCCCCGGCGATTCCAACGATAAAGACTTTCATCATGATGCTCCGTCCGGTGCGTACACAGACCATGCAGCGCTCCAGTGCACGCGACACGCGAAACGTGCGTGCCAGGTCACGCGTGCAGAAGTATGCGGCCAAGCCGAACCCGGAGGCGTTGGCGGCCGCCAACGCCTCTGCCTCGGCGGAAACCGCCGATGCGACTGTTCCATGTCGGGAAGACGGAGGAAGAGCGCGCCATCCTGCGAAGGATGTTCGAACACGTCCGGCCCGCCGTACATTCGCACCCCGTAGGCACTCATCGCTTTGCCCGTGCAGCAAGCTGCTCCAGCAGGGCCGCTGCGGCGGGGGCCGATGACGCGGGGTTCTGGCCGGTGGTCAGCAGTCCGTCCCTGACCACATGGGGCGCCCAGTCGTCGCCCTTCGAAAAGCTCCCGCCCAATGCCTGCAGCTCGTCTTCGACCAGGAAGGGCACCACCTCGGTCAGCCCGACGGCCGCTTCTTCGCTGTTGGCGAAGCCGGTGACCTTCTTGCCTTGGACCAGCGGACGACCTTCCGGGGTCCTGACGTGGCGCAGGACGCCAGGTGCATGGCACACCAGCGCGATCGGCTTTCCGGCGCCGAGGAACGATTCGATCAGCGCTGCCGAATCGTTGTCTTCGGCTAGATCCCACATCGGGCCATGCCCGCCCGGATAGAACACCGTATCGAAGTCGGCGTGGGAAACGCTGTCCAGCCGCACGGTGGCGGCCAGCTGCGCCTGTGCGTCCGCATCGGCATCGAAGCGGCGGGTGTCGTCGGTCTGGAAGGCCGGCTCGTTGCTCTTGGGATCGAGTGGCGGCTGCCCGCCCTTGGGCGAAGCCAGCACGATCTCCGCGCCGGCGTCCTTGAACCTGTAGTAGGGTGCGGCGAATTCTTCCAGCCAGAAGCCGGTCTTGCGCCCGGTGTTGCCCAGGGTGTCGTGCGAGGTCAGGACCATCAGTACTTTCATTTCGTTATCTCCAGCGGAAGGAGTCAGAACTCTTGCCTGGTTGGACGCAGGACGATCTCGTTGACGTCCACCTCATCCGGCTGTTCGATCGCGAAGGCAATGGCGCGCGCCACGGAACTGGCCGGGATGGCACTCTTGTAGAAGTCCAGCACCGTCTCGGTGGCGGTGCCGGACGTGCTGAACTTGAGGTCACTATCGACTGCGCCCGGTTCGATCGTCGTGACGCGCACGTGCTCGCCGACTTCCTGGCGCAGGCCTTCCGAGATCGCCCGGACCGCGAACTTGGTGCCCGAGTACACGGTGCCGCCCGGCGCGAACACCTTTAGCCCGGCCACTGAACCGAGGTTGATTACGTGTCCGCTCTCCTGCGCGAGAAAGAGCGGGAGCGCGGCAGCGATGCCGTACAGCGTCCCCTTGAGGTTCACGTCGATCATCGCGTCCCACTCGTCGGTGTCCACTTCGGCCATGGGGCGGATCGGCATCAGGCCGGCGTTGTTGACCAGCACGTCGAGCCTGCCGAAGTCCGCAACCACGGTGGCAATGACCGCCTCCACTCGTGTTTTCTCGGTCACATCGAGTGCGTAGGCGCGAGCGGTGCCGCCCTTTGCCTCGATGTCGGCGACCACTTCCTCAAGTTTGGCCCTGCGTCGCCCAGCCACGGCGACCTTCGCGCCACGCGATGCCAGCAAGCGGGCCGTCTCGGCGCCGAGGCCCGTGCCCCCGCCGGTGATGAGGATGACCTTGTGCTCGATGCCGTTGCTCATGGGAATGCCTGCTTCGTGTCGGAAAGTGGAGGGCTCAACGGGAGGTGGAGAAGTGCGGCAGCACGTACTCGGCCAGTTCCTCGACGGTCTCGTCGGCCGGGCGTTGGTTGTGCAGGAGCTGCAGCGCCACGTGGTTCACGCCCAAGCGCTGCAGTTGGTCGAGGTGGTCGACCAGGGCGTTGCGGCCCAGGCGGAAGCCCAGGAATATCGGTGTCGGTGGCGCATCCGGATGGGTGCTGAGATCGATGAACAGCGGTTGCCCGAATGGCTTGAACGCGCCCTGCGCTTTCTCGGCCAAGGCCAGCTTCCACAGGTCGATGCGTCGCTTCTGGTCCGCCTGATCGCGCGGGTAGGTCATCCAGCCGTCCAGATTCCCGGCGATCCATTGCAGGGATTGCTGGGCACTGCCGATCGCCAGGATTGGCACGCCACCATGGCGGGGCTTGGGCAGCAGGTCGAGTCCGCTCATGTTGCCGAAGGGACCTGACATTTCCGGATAGGCCTCAACCAGGGCGCGCCGGATCACCGTTACCGCTTCCCGGTAGTCGGTGCTGCGGTCCCCATGCCGCCGGTTGAAGGCTGGGAATTCGCTGGGCCGGTCGCCGGATGCGCCTCCCAGCATGAAGCGGCCGTCGGAGACCGCATCCAGCGTGGCGGCCGCCTTGGCCGTGTGCAGCGGGTGCCGCAGCGGCAGTACGATGCCCGCGGTGGAAAGGGTGATTTCCCGGGTCACCGCCGCCAGCTGGCCCAGCCAGACCCAGGGATCGTAGATCTGGCCGGCGTCCCCGAAGCCGGGATCAAACAGTGGCACGTCCCTTGCCCACAGCGCCGCGAATCCAAGTCGATCTACTCGCGTGGCCAGTTCCAGCTGGCCGGTCATGTCTGGCACGCCATGTTCCAGCCGGGCGAGCGGCATCATGAAACCGATGCTTAGGTATCCGGACCTGAAGACCCTTGAGAAGCCGTGATGTTCCGACGGGACCGGCCCCGCCTGGTCAGGGTTGGGGGCCAGAACGGCCTCGGCCGGAAGGGGCACATCCTCCGGATGATCACCGCGGCGAATCCGGTCGTCGGGGGAGTTGACGGCAGTCGCCATCATGCGCACAAGCAGCTCGCCGATACCTGCTTCGGGAACGGCCTCATCCTGCAGTTCGAAGTTGCCGGGGGCACCAAACTTCGTAAGGTCGATCGCTTTCAATCCGGTAGCCCTCCGTGAAATGCAATTCGCTCACGAAGAGGCCCGACATCCCTGTCAGGCCATGCTTTCGTCATTCCTGCAGGAACTGCAGAAGGTCGCGGTTGAGCCGATCCTTGTGCGTGTCGGCAATCCCATGCGGTCCGTCGGGGTAGACGATCAGCCGCGCACCGCTGATCAGCGCGGCGGAGGCGCGGGCGGACGAGTCGACAGGCACGATCTGGTCGTCGCCGCCGTGGATGACCAGGGTCGGCACATCGAACTTCGCCAGGTCGCCGCGGAAGTCGGTGGCCGAGAACGCCGCGATCGAGTCGTACGTATTCTTGTGGCCCGCCTGCATGCCTTGCACCCAGAACGACTGGATCAGTCCCTGGTCGGGCGTGGCGCCGGGACGGTTGAAGCCGAAGAACGGACCCGACGCGATGTCCAGGTACAGCTTCGAGCGGTTGGCGAGCGAGCCTTCACGCAGCCCGTCGAACACCTCGAGCGGCAGGCCACCCGGATTGTCGTCGGTGCGCAGCATCAGCGGCGGCACCGCGGACACCAGCACCGCCTTCTTCACCCGCCCGGTGCCGTGGCGGCCGATGTAGCGCGCCACCTCGCCGCCGCCGGTGGAGAAACCGACCAGGGTCACGTCCTCGAGATCGAGGGCTTCGATCACCGCCGCAAGATCGTCGGCATAGTGGTCC
This window encodes:
- a CDS encoding type 1 glutamine amidotransferase domain-containing protein, which produces MKVLMVLTSHDTLGNTGRKTGFWLEEFAAPYYRFKDAGAEIVLASPKGGQPPLDPKSNEPAFQTDDTRRFDADADAQAQLAATVRLDSVSHADFDTVFYPGGHGPMWDLAEDNDSAALIESFLGAGKPIALVCHAPGVLRHVRTPEGRPLVQGKKVTGFANSEEAAVGLTEVVPFLVEDELQALGGSFSKGDDWAPHVVRDGLLTTGQNPASSAPAAAALLEQLAARAKR
- a CDS encoding helix-turn-helix transcriptional regulator; its protein translation is ASLPAETQLLLLVAAADPTGDVALLWRAAAHLGIARETVAPAESAGLVEIDTRVRFRHPLVRSAVYAAATPPDQRRAHRVLAAVTDAVIDPDRHAWHRAQAVPGTDEEAAAELAHTATRARARGGLAAAAAFMEQAAMMTPEPGRRATRALEAAYAKHDAGAPEAATALLAAAEAGPLDALQRARLQLLRAQIAFHLTRGRETPGMLLDAARTLAPLDGALSRETYLQALEASFHAGRLAPGHGLLEAAEAARNAPPPPRPPRPTDLLLDGLVTRFTQGYEASVPQLQRVLASLRDDDDGTDDSNRRSLWLACHVGAMLWDDETIYVLADRAVRLAREAGALTTLPAALNALASVLVLTGELTSAAELLAEEGAITRATGAPPLPNARLVLAAWRGRQPETSELYATMVEDATRRGEGATVGLAQVSLAYLHNGLGNYEAALAAATPPCEHDELAHSSVALPELVEAAVRAGQPERAAAAADQLASRASASGTQWALGMAARSRALTTTGPGAEDHYREAIKRLGSCRMATHLARAHLVYGEWLRRREGRRQDAREQLRTAHELLTDMGAAAFAERAAGELRAAGENPRKRNAQPTDTLTAQELHIARLVATGATNREVGTQLFLSPRTIEAHLRSIFHKLGITSRRQIRDLQLP
- a CDS encoding NAD(P)H-binding protein, translating into MKVFIVGIAGETGFRLARMLKDRGDEVDGLYRRSDQARRLAGIGVAATHGDLLHIQARQLAEAMRGSDAIVFSAGAGGESDEMTTAIDRDGVVKSIDAAGLAGVKRFLLVSVFPEAWRERHMDAGFEHYMAVKKQADIALSESNLDWVILRPSALKNDPGVGTVSLAVAQIHTEVRRDDVAATLAELVHAPAVSRKILELTEGDTPIAEAVGALACT
- a CDS encoding LLM class oxidoreductase, whose protein sequence is MKAIDLTKFGAPGNFELQDEAVPEAGIGELLVRMMATAVNSPDDRIRRGDHPEDVPLPAEAVLAPNPDQAGPVPSEHHGFSRVFRSGYLSIGFMMPLARLEHGVPDMTGQLELATRVDRLGFAALWARDVPLFDPGFGDAGQIYDPWVWLGQLAAVTREITLSTAGIVLPLRHPLHTAKAAATLDAVSDGRFMLGGASGDRPSEFPAFNRRHGDRSTDYREAVTVIRRALVEAYPEMSGPFGNMSGLDLLPKPRHGGVPILAIGSAQQSLQWIAGNLDGWMTYPRDQADQKRRIDLWKLALAEKAQGAFKPFGQPLFIDLSTHPDAPPTPIFLGFRLGRNALVDHLDQLQRLGVNHVALQLLHNQRPADETVEELAEYVLPHFSTSR
- a CDS encoding SDR family oxidoreductase; translation: MSNGIEHKVILITGGGTGLGAETARLLASRGAKVAVAGRRRAKLEEVVADIEAKGGTARAYALDVTEKTRVEAVIATVVADFGRLDVLVNNAGLMPIRPMAEVDTDEWDAMIDVNLKGTLYGIAAALPLFLAQESGHVINLGSVAGLKVFAPGGTVYSGTKFAVRAISEGLRQEVGEHVRVTTIEPGAVDSDLKFSTSGTATETVLDFYKSAIPASSVARAIAFAIEQPDEVDVNEIVLRPTRQEF
- a CDS encoding alpha/beta fold hydrolase; amino-acid sequence: MNILMRPFVAALLAVLLLSGSVAQANSSAKETPMTVNANTITTRDGVQLYYKDWGPKDGPVVTFSHGWPLNSDSWESQMLFLADHGYRVVAHDRRGHGRSSQPWDGNDMDHYADDLAAVIEALDLEDVTLVGFSTGGGEVARYIGRHGTGRVKKAVLVSAVPPLMLRTDDNPGGLPLEVFDGLREGSLANRSKLYLDIASGPFFGFNRPGATPDQGLIQSFWVQGMQAGHKNTYDSIAAFSATDFRGDLAKFDVPTLVIHGGDDQIVPVDSSARASAALISGARLIVYPDGPHGIADTHKDRLNRDLLQFLQE